In Lotus japonicus ecotype B-129 chromosome 5, LjGifu_v1.2, one genomic interval encodes:
- the LOC130721197 gene encoding uncharacterized protein LOC130721197 has product MGSSFLKNPIKFSHVMNRVIDPYKVQSKPYFRLPHFLRKPREYQVSSPSLFTSSFSSSSSTTAAASASKVGFVGWYLGMIKARPILTKSVTSALIYTAADLSSQAIVRQSSEPFDFVRTLRMAGYGMIILGPTLHFWFNFMSKLFPRTDLFSTLMKMVMGQTLYGPAMTVIFFSFNAHLQGETGTEIVARLKRDLLPTFLSGVMYWPLCDFITFRFIPVHLQPLVSNSFSYLWTIYITYMASLEKAEIAEIAEIAS; this is encoded by the exons ATGGGTAGTTCTTTTCTTAAGAATCCCATCAAGTTTTCCCATGTCATGAACCGTGTCATTGATCCTTACAAAGTGCAGTCTAAACCTTACTTTCGATTACCGCATTTCCTGAGGAAGCCTAGAGAATATCAAGTGTCATCACCGTCTTTGTTCACTTCttcgttttcttcttcttcttcaaccaccgccgccgcctccGCCTCCAAGGTTGGTTTTGTAGGTTGGTATTTGGGAATGATCAAAGCCCGGCCCATTCTCACCAAAAGTGTTACTTCTGCACTTATTTACACTGCTGCTGATTTATCCTCCCAG GCTATTGTGCGGCAATCTTCAGAACCTTTTGATTTCGTAAGAACTTTACGCATGGCGGGATATGGGATGATCATCTTAGGACCAACACTGCATTTCTGGTTCAATTTCATGTCAAAGCTTTTCCCAAGGACGGATCTTTTCTCTACATTGATGAAAATGGTCATGGGTCAGACACTTTATGGACCTGCCATGACTGTTATTTTCTTCTCATTTAATGCGCATTTGCAGG GTGAAACTGGCACGGAGATTGTAGCACGCTTAAAGCGGGATTTGCTTCCTACGTTTTTGAGTGGCGTTATGTACTGGCCTTTGTGTGATTTTATTACTTTCAGATTCATTCCTGTCCATTTACAG CCATTAGTCAGCAATTCATTTTCATATTTGTGGACCATTTACATCACCTATATGGCAAGCCTAGAGAAAGCTGAGATAGCAGAGATAGCAGAGATAGCTAGCTGA